The window TTCTTCTTAACTTTCTTACAACTTCTACCTAACAATTTCATGTACTAAAggaacaataaaatttaaaatatttgtattttcgATTTTGTTAAAATCCAATggattaagttttaaattctaaaatttcaaaattattgttgacaagtcaattaaatttttaaccTACAAAACCAATTAGAGAACCCATAggttttaaatatcaatagaaTCTAAATccttcaataataaaaaatatgtatatggATTCGATTTTGATCAAATTAGTTACAACATGGATTAAATTGCTAGAGatttgaaagtatataaataaaattacttcACTACGAAGTGAAATGCAAAATTAACTAAAGCTATTATTGAAgttttaatgaaattatacaaaataccCGTTAATCAACCatacataaaatttgagtATTATTAAAGTTTGCATAACACTACTCCACTGATGACATGTCAACAGAGGATAACCCATTGAAAATTTGTGAACATAACtcatgaaattcaattaattggTGTGAGttatgttttaatatattaattatgagCATAACTAGATacttataattttactttgaaattgaatgtttaGAAATTTATAGACATGATCGAAGTATGTTTAAGATTAGATGAATGCAAATGAAGGAAGGAATAAGATGGATATGGCCCAAATTAATAAAAGGGTAAGGGAAGAGTTTTGGCTCATCTATTTTGAAACAACTCTAAATGATGGTCTCTATTGAGTCCACTAATGCCCTAGAGAAAAACCATTTCAATTTAGAAGAAAGATTTGATGGGAAGTAAAGAGGATGGGCCGTTATGAAGATTGGAATTAAATGGACGGACtttatgataaataaataaataaaaaaaggtgTCCAATTAAGCCATGGATTTGAAAGCCTATATACCTCTCTAAACCAAAAACAATGGTGCTCTTTAATTTGAGTTTCTCATTTCCTAAATTAATCCactatatataatcaaatgaTTTACACataattttaagtaatttaATAGTGTGGGACAAAGTGATAAAATGTAAGGTTGTGAATGAATATAATGAAATGGATAAGAAGGTAAGGTAAAGGCCACAAAGTGTGTGTATGTTCTCCCTAAGGAAATGAACGGTAAGAACCCAAAAGTACATCCAAAGCCATGCCTACCCTTGCCAACGCCAACCCCAACACTCTCTTCTCCTCTCGCATCTCCACTCCCCACAAATCCCGCCACCGCCCCCACTTCCCCGTCATCACTGCCTCCCTTCCCATCCACCGTCGCCATATCGCGACAACCCTTGCACTGGTGGTTGGGTTGCAAGCTGCAACACCCCTCGTGGCGCTAGCCCAAAGTTGGGGTACACATTCGTTCATTAAGGAGAGATATTTCGAGCCCGGTTTGTCAGCCGAGGAGGCAGTGGCGAGGATAAAACAAACAGCGGAAGGACTTCATAGCATCCGTGAGATGCTTGAGACGACGTCATGGAGGTATGTCATCTTCTACATTCGTTTGAAGTCGGCCTATCTGTCCCAAGACTTGAAAACTGCCATGACTACTTTGCCACAAGCTCGCCGAAACGATTTCGTTAAGACCGCTAATGAGTTGGTTGATAACATGGCTGAGGTATGTACTTTTGTTACTCTTTGATTTTACTAGTTGAATActtactaattaaatttagtggAAAGTCtaattattgattaatgtttttcttattgaagattaatttgattaatttggaTGATGATGTGTTTCAGTTGGATTATTACGTTCGCACACCCAAGGTGTACGAGTCATATTTGTACTACGAAAAGACATTGAAATCCATTGATGATCTGGTGGCTTTACTTGCATagatgtaaataaaataatatcaaatgttCTTCATCCCCCAAAATTATTGAATGCATCCAAATTTGTAGATTTGTGTTATTGTTTTAAGATTTCTGTAGtcttttttattagttaattgtattaattaattcatgtgtaaaaaattattttattccaGTAATTGTTATGAAATAAGAAGGTTATTAATTActttcattataaaaaataaatacgaATTTCTTATTCTAATTCTCAATCTACGTGCAATTTTAAAGAATGTCTAttttaaaactactttttatATGTCTATAAAATGTATTCGAGTGAAATATTACAACTTTGGAGAGAATACGAACCTATATTTTTAACATACATCATACCATAAATTTTAACCATATGCAAAAGATAATTTGTTCGCATGCGTTTT of the Cucumis sativus cultivar 9930 chromosome 3, Cucumber_9930_V3, whole genome shotgun sequence genome contains:
- the LOC101210810 gene encoding photosynthetic NDH subunit of lumenal location 2, chloroplastic — protein: MPTLANANPNTLFSSRISTPHKSRHRPHFPVITASLPIHRRHIATTLALVVGLQAATPLVALAQSWGTHSFIKERYFEPGLSAEEAVARIKQTAEGLHSIREMLETTSWRYVIFYIRLKSAYLSQDLKTAMTTLPQARRNDFVKTANELVDNMAELDYYVRTPKVYESYLYYEKTLKSIDDLVALLA